One Granulicella sp. 5B5 DNA window includes the following coding sequences:
- a CDS encoding type II toxin-antitoxin system HicB family antitoxin: MEYIAYLHKDKGSDYGVSFPDFPGCVTAGKSLEEARRMAVEALTLHMAGMLEDGEAIPEPSTLDQLAKDPAMRGAVAFLVSAEPPEKTVRINITARESQIETIDRLARARGMTRSAYMVQSAVRITTTRERTRGTARRRA; this comes from the coding sequence ATGGAATACATCGCGTATCTGCACAAAGACAAGGGTTCCGACTACGGCGTGAGCTTCCCGGACTTTCCCGGCTGCGTGACGGCGGGCAAGTCACTTGAGGAGGCCCGCCGGATGGCGGTCGAGGCGTTGACGCTCCATATGGCCGGGATGCTGGAGGACGGAGAGGCTATCCCTGAGCCTTCGACGCTGGATCAACTGGCAAAAGACCCGGCCATGCGAGGAGCCGTGGCTTTTCTGGTGAGCGCAGAACCACCAGAGAAGACCGTGCGCATCAACATCACGGCAAGGGAGAGCCAGATCGAGACGATCGACCGGCTGGCACGGGCGCGAGGGATGACGCGGTCAGCTTATATGGTGCAATCGGCAGTGCGCATAACGACGACGCGAGAACGTACCCGCGGAACCGCTCGTAGACGGGCCTAA
- a CDS encoding glucose 1-dehydrogenase: MSKLKGKVAIVTGASKGIGAGIAKQLASDGASVVVNYSSDKAGAEKTVAEITTAGGKAIAVGSSVADEAGIDTLFAAASKAFGPVDILVNNAGVYKFAPIEAITVDEIDLMFGVNVKGLLLTTKAAVKQFPATGGNIVNIGSVASEGSSPNASVYSGTKGAVDIITRVLAKELGPKQIRVNAVNPGPIVTEGFKSAGIEGSDFEKGMIAGTPLGRIGQPDDVATVVSFLVSDDAKWVTGALLQAAGGLR; the protein is encoded by the coding sequence ATGAGCAAACTCAAGGGCAAAGTCGCCATCGTTACCGGAGCTTCCAAGGGCATCGGCGCAGGCATCGCAAAGCAGCTCGCATCGGACGGCGCGTCCGTCGTCGTCAACTACAGCTCCGATAAGGCCGGCGCGGAGAAGACCGTGGCCGAGATTACTACCGCCGGTGGCAAAGCCATCGCCGTAGGCTCCAGCGTCGCCGACGAAGCTGGCATCGACACCCTCTTTGCGGCCGCCAGCAAGGCCTTCGGCCCCGTCGACATCCTCGTCAACAACGCCGGCGTCTACAAGTTCGCCCCCATTGAAGCCATCACCGTCGACGAGATCGACCTCATGTTCGGCGTCAATGTAAAAGGCCTGCTGCTCACCACCAAGGCGGCGGTCAAGCAGTTCCCGGCCACCGGCGGCAACATTGTCAACATCGGTTCGGTCGCCAGCGAGGGCAGCAGCCCCAATGCCTCTGTGTACAGCGGAACCAAAGGCGCGGTAGACATCATCACCCGCGTCCTCGCTAAAGAGCTCGGCCCGAAGCAGATCCGCGTCAACGCTGTTAACCCCGGCCCCATCGTCACCGAAGGCTTCAAATCCGCCGGCATCGAAGGTTCCGACTTCGAGAAGGGCATGATCGCCGGCACGCCACTCGGCCGCATCGGCCAGCCTGACGACGTTGCGACGGTCGTCTCCTTCCTCGTCTCCGACGACGCCAAGTGGGTCACCGGAGCCCTCCTCCAGGCCGCCGGCGGCCTCCGCTAA
- a CDS encoding SRPBCC domain-containing protein — protein MSTTVSAVPMEMELTRFFRAPRELVWRAWTDVEQLKEWWGPKQFTNPRCEADVQPGGLIHIDMRAPDGTVYPMGGEFEEVVPPEKLVFLAWALDADGDPIFTNRNTVLFKEVEDGTEIRLHVRVVEAKAAAWQYLKGMREGWSGSFEKLAEFIGTR, from the coding sequence ATGAGCACCACGGTCTCCGCTGTGCCGATGGAGATGGAGCTGACACGGTTCTTCCGCGCGCCACGCGAGCTGGTGTGGCGCGCGTGGACCGATGTGGAGCAGCTGAAGGAGTGGTGGGGACCGAAGCAGTTCACCAATCCGAGGTGCGAGGCCGATGTGCAGCCCGGCGGGCTGATCCATATCGACATGCGTGCGCCGGATGGGACGGTGTATCCGATGGGTGGCGAGTTTGAGGAGGTTGTGCCGCCGGAGAAGCTGGTGTTCCTGGCATGGGCCCTGGATGCGGACGGCGATCCGATCTTTACGAACCGCAACACCGTGCTGTTCAAAGAAGTAGAAGACGGGACAGAGATAAGGCTGCATGTGCGCGTGGTTGAAGCCAAGGCCGCAGCGTGGCAGTACTTGAAGGGCATGCGCGAGGGCTGGAGCGGCAGCTTCGAGAAGCTAGCGGAATTTATTGGGACACGATAG
- a CDS encoding VOC family protein — translation MKTDLHLVFSGKCTEAFAFYEKTFKSKVEFKMTYGEAPPGAPVPEDAKDMVMHMSMPLGTILLMGCDAPPSMGVPTMGGFHISLSDENADEVERIFDELKEGGSVQMPLGKTFWSPLFGMCTDKFGVEWMLSVPGQQM, via the coding sequence ATGAAGACTGATCTGCACCTGGTGTTTTCCGGCAAGTGTACAGAGGCGTTTGCGTTTTACGAGAAGACGTTCAAGAGTAAGGTCGAGTTCAAGATGACCTATGGTGAGGCGCCTCCGGGTGCTCCGGTGCCTGAGGACGCGAAGGACATGGTGATGCATATGTCGATGCCACTGGGAACCATCCTATTGATGGGCTGCGATGCGCCGCCGAGCATGGGAGTCCCCACGATGGGCGGCTTCCATATCTCGCTGAGCGATGAGAATGCGGATGAGGTGGAACGGATCTTCGACGAGCTGAAAGAGGGCGGAAGTGTGCAGATGCCGCTGGGCAAGACGTTCTGGTCTCCGCTGTTTGGGATGTGCACGGACAAGTTTGGCGTGGAATGGATGCTGAGTGTGCCCGGGCAGCAGATGTAG
- a CDS encoding ABC-F family ATP-binding cassette domain-containing protein yields the protein MISVSNVTMRYGAKLLFEDVSVTFTDGRRYGLTGPNGAGKSTFMKVLTGEIDAQKGTVVRPKKFGVLKQDQYEFDAYRVLDTVIMGNKALWAAMEEREVIYNKPEMTDEDGSRLGELEGIVGDEDGYEAEANAAVLLQGLDIPDELHERKMSELQGGQKVRVLLAQALFGNPGALFLDEPTNYLDLESIHWLQDFLNRYNGTVITISHDRHFLNNVCTHIADIDYETIITYTGGYDDMVLQKTEVRTRIESQNEQREKKIAQLNEFIARFSAGTRSSQVNSRKKEVERLATSELARSNIARPYISFKMERPSGKNVLEFENVNKTYTQPDGKTEHVIKNFSALVNRGDKVILMGRNGQGKTTLLKALLANGPGIEEKDVSIDSGTVKWGHEVSIGYFAQDHKGSIQLGMTAQDWLHQYDPKAAKEDIRGILGQMLFKGEEGLKKTEALSGGEAARLLFCKIMLQKPNVLVLDEPTNHLDLESINALNQAIQKYEGTVFLVTHDQDLIEEAGTRIWHFQGGPTDFHITDHKGPYEEYQQQLAMAAK from the coding sequence ATGATCTCTGTCTCCAATGTCACCATGCGCTACGGCGCGAAGCTCCTCTTCGAAGACGTCTCCGTGACGTTTACCGATGGCCGTCGCTACGGCCTCACCGGCCCCAACGGCGCCGGCAAGTCCACCTTCATGAAGGTCCTCACCGGCGAGATCGACGCCCAGAAGGGCACCGTCGTCCGCCCCAAAAAGTTCGGCGTCCTCAAGCAGGACCAGTACGAGTTCGACGCCTACCGCGTCCTCGACACCGTCATCATGGGCAACAAGGCCCTCTGGGCGGCCATGGAGGAGCGCGAGGTCATCTACAACAAGCCTGAGATGACCGACGAAGACGGCTCACGCCTCGGCGAGCTTGAAGGCATCGTCGGCGACGAGGACGGCTACGAGGCCGAAGCCAACGCCGCCGTTCTTCTGCAAGGTCTCGACATCCCCGACGAGCTACATGAGCGCAAGATGTCCGAGCTTCAGGGTGGCCAGAAGGTCCGCGTCCTGCTCGCGCAGGCACTCTTCGGCAACCCCGGCGCGCTCTTCCTCGACGAGCCCACGAACTATCTCGATCTCGAATCCATCCACTGGCTGCAGGACTTCCTCAACCGCTACAACGGTACCGTCATCACCATCTCGCACGACCGCCACTTCCTCAACAACGTCTGCACCCACATCGCCGACATCGACTACGAGACCATCATCACCTACACCGGTGGCTACGACGACATGGTCCTGCAGAAGACCGAAGTCCGCACCCGCATCGAGAGCCAGAACGAGCAGCGCGAAAAGAAGATCGCGCAGCTCAACGAGTTCATCGCCCGCTTCTCCGCCGGCACACGCTCCTCGCAGGTCAACTCGCGTAAGAAGGAAGTCGAGCGCCTCGCCACCAGCGAGCTCGCGCGTTCCAACATCGCGCGCCCCTACATCTCCTTCAAGATGGAGCGCCCCAGCGGCAAGAACGTCCTCGAGTTCGAGAACGTCAACAAGACTTACACTCAGCCCGACGGCAAGACCGAGCACGTCATCAAGAACTTCTCCGCACTCGTCAATCGCGGCGACAAGGTCATCCTCATGGGCCGCAACGGACAGGGCAAGACCACGCTGCTCAAGGCGCTGCTCGCCAACGGCCCCGGCATCGAAGAGAAGGACGTCTCCATCGACTCCGGCACCGTCAAATGGGGACATGAGGTCTCCATCGGTTACTTCGCGCAGGACCACAAAGGCTCCATCCAGCTCGGCATGACCGCCCAGGACTGGCTGCATCAGTACGACCCCAAGGCCGCCAAGGAAGACATCCGTGGCATCCTCGGCCAGATGCTCTTCAAGGGCGAAGAAGGTCTCAAGAAGACCGAGGCTCTCTCCGGTGGCGAGGCCGCGCGCCTGCTCTTCTGCAAGATCATGCTGCAGAAGCCCAACGTCCTCGTCCTCGACGAGCCCACAAACCATCTTGACCTCGAGAGCATCAACGCGCTCAACCAGGCCATCCAGAAGTACGAGGGCACCGTCTTCCTCGTCACCCACGACCAGGACCTCATCGAAGAAGCCGGCACCCGCATCTGGCACTTCCAGGGCGGCCCCACGGACTTCCACATCACCGACCACAAGGGCCCCTACGAGGAGTACCAGCAGCAGCTCGCCATGGCAGCCAAATAG
- a CDS encoding SRPBCC family protein codes for MAQAAAAEEREIVVSRVFAAPRAMVWAAVTDPWQVGQWWGPTGFTTTMTEMDVRPGGKWKLVMHGPDGTNYPNEMTFTEVVPQERIALDLVGGREGAELVRVSKVMTFVDEDGGTRFTVTLQYPTAEAREKNCREYGAVEGGKQMLARLDAFLAERAANPLEKLVGGPAATHELRITRTFNAPRELVWQAWTDPAMALQWSGPRQFPAFYFERGEKPGDKWRIGLRGKRPGTDIVAELWQGGVMKEIDPPKKLVYTFSWEERTNVGLPKEGKETLITVRLEEHDGKTTMHFLQEFFATAAERDGHNGGWSSSFERLVELVEAKAAAAKEAR; via the coding sequence ATGGCACAGGCAGCAGCGGCAGAAGAGCGTGAGATTGTGGTGTCGCGAGTGTTTGCGGCTCCGCGTGCGATGGTGTGGGCGGCGGTGACCGACCCGTGGCAGGTGGGGCAGTGGTGGGGGCCGACGGGCTTTACCACGACCATGACCGAGATGGACGTGCGACCCGGCGGCAAGTGGAAGCTGGTGATGCATGGGCCGGATGGAACGAACTATCCGAACGAGATGACGTTCACCGAGGTGGTGCCGCAGGAGCGAATTGCGCTGGACCTGGTGGGCGGGCGCGAGGGCGCTGAGTTGGTGCGCGTGAGCAAGGTGATGACCTTTGTCGATGAAGACGGCGGCACGCGGTTCACGGTCACGCTCCAGTACCCGACGGCCGAGGCGAGAGAGAAGAATTGCCGCGAGTATGGAGCCGTTGAGGGTGGCAAGCAGATGCTGGCACGGCTGGATGCGTTCCTGGCAGAGCGCGCGGCAAACCCGCTGGAGAAGCTGGTGGGCGGCCCGGCGGCGACGCATGAGCTACGGATCACGCGGACGTTCAATGCTCCGCGTGAGCTGGTGTGGCAGGCGTGGACCGATCCTGCGATGGCGCTGCAGTGGAGTGGGCCTCGGCAGTTCCCTGCCTTCTATTTTGAGCGTGGCGAGAAGCCGGGCGACAAGTGGCGGATTGGGCTGCGGGGCAAACGGCCCGGGACCGATATCGTCGCGGAGCTTTGGCAGGGCGGAGTGATGAAGGAAATCGACCCACCGAAGAAGCTGGTCTATACGTTCAGCTGGGAGGAGCGCACCAATGTGGGATTGCCGAAGGAAGGCAAAGAGACGCTGATCACTGTTCGGCTTGAGGAGCATGACGGCAAGACGACGATGCACTTTCTGCAGGAGTTCTTTGCGACAGCGGCAGAGCGCGATGGGCATAACGGCGGATGGAGCTCGTCGTTTGAGCGGCTGGTGGAGCTGGTTGAGGCCAAGGCCGCTGCCGCAAAGGAGGCGCGATGA
- a CDS encoding HigA family addiction module antitoxin, translating to MPIYNPAHPGLVLKDALEGANMTVTQFAGHIGVSRVTLSRVVNCRAGVTPEMSIKISQAFGQPSGDLWFKMQNAYDFWQASHKKQKPVRPLKLKVAA from the coding sequence ATGCCCATCTACAACCCTGCTCATCCGGGTCTCGTTCTCAAGGACGCACTGGAAGGGGCTAATATGACGGTCACACAATTTGCGGGACACATTGGCGTCTCTCGCGTAACTCTATCGCGGGTCGTCAACTGCCGCGCTGGTGTTACGCCGGAGATGTCCATCAAAATCAGTCAGGCATTTGGTCAGCCGTCAGGAGATCTTTGGTTCAAAATGCAGAATGCCTATGATTTCTGGCAGGCCTCTCACAAGAAGCAGAAGCCGGTGCGTCCGCTCAAGCTCAAGGTGGCCGCCTGA
- a CDS encoding type II toxin-antitoxin system HicA family toxin, with amino-acid sequence MSSRELIQALIRDGWFEVAHAGSHKQFKHATKPGRVTVPYPKRDLPLGTLKSIEKQAGLKLR; translated from the coding sequence ATGAGCAGCCGTGAGTTGATTCAAGCACTGATACGAGACGGCTGGTTTGAGGTTGCGCACGCTGGCAGTCATAAGCAGTTCAAACACGCGACGAAGCCTGGGCGAGTGACAGTACCGTATCCCAAGCGAGACCTGCCGTTGGGCACGCTGAAGAGCATCGAGAAGCAGGCCGGACTGAAATTACGGTAA
- a CDS encoding metalloregulator ArsR/SmtB family transcription factor: MTDPISTTFAALADPTRRAILARLALGETSVTELAEPFEMSLPAVSKHLRVLEHAGLISRGREAQWRPCKLEAEPLRQASDWLEFYRRFWEQSFDRLEEYLQRVQAEQPSKTRKIATRKPATRNGSIGKQAKSTHSNQREN, encoded by the coding sequence ATGACAGACCCCATCAGCACCACCTTTGCCGCCCTGGCGGACCCAACGCGGCGCGCGATCCTGGCGCGGCTGGCGCTGGGTGAGACGTCGGTGACGGAGCTGGCGGAACCGTTCGAGATGAGCCTGCCGGCAGTTTCAAAACACTTGCGGGTGCTGGAGCATGCGGGGCTGATTTCACGCGGCCGCGAGGCGCAGTGGCGGCCATGCAAGCTGGAGGCCGAGCCGCTTCGGCAGGCGTCGGACTGGCTGGAGTTCTACCGGCGGTTCTGGGAGCAAAGCTTTGACCGCTTGGAGGAGTATCTGCAACGGGTGCAGGCCGAACAGCCGAGCAAGACACGCAAGATCGCGACACGGAAACCCGCAACACGCAATGGCAGCATCGGTAAGCAGGCAAAGAGCACACATTCCAACCAGAGGGAGAACTGA
- a CDS encoding glycoside hydrolase family 15 protein produces MSEPNGNYRWLDDDGPAFGGPGVQPRWTSSRKDAVATAYAASSRIWFTTSHGILNEIYYPTIDRPQTRDMELLFTDEATFFHEDKRDLDYDFHYIDENALAIRATATDRGGRYKVVKEFITDPHHPVVLMHVKITGDPEMLSRLKCYALLAPHLDVGGAGNSARSLDIAGRRCMLAWKNGVSLAFGADCGFSRSSCGYVGTSDGYQDLLQNMRMTWNFGQALDGNIAMMGEIDIARHPEFTIAIAPGEGFHSALAQMMSTLATPYSEHRARFINQWHRALPPLQLAAASDDDGRLLRVSHAVILTHEDKTYSGAFIASASIPWGASKSDDDLGGYHLVWTRDMVQSATAMLACGRVDTALRALVYLACTQHPDGSFSQNFWIDGTPYWQGMQLDEVAFPVILAWRLWKANGLGNFDIVPFVASAAAFLVRYAPVTQQERWEENAGYSPSTLAAVISALVCAADICSAHGSAELGNFILEYADWIEAHLDEWTTTKRGILDPDVPYHYMRIRPPAMGEPFHNPDVAPGSLHLSNREPGEKTDFEAREIIDAGFLELVRYGIRRADDPLIIDSLKVVDKILKIDTPYGPCWRRYNHDGYGQRKDGGPYNGSGQGRAWPIMTGERAHFELASGKDVSLYVKALEQFSSFGGMLPEQVWDYADLPERGMYFGRSAGSAQPLVWAHAEYLKLLRSVTDGQVFDRISVVAERYAVPKDQRHFQSRLEVYQLSRPIGCMVQGGTLRVMDAAPFHLVYTTDGWTTQHRVESRQVGRPGSYVDVTTNPAQTGSIVFTIQWAHDNRWLGHNCEVEVLTEAMEQGTAAEKPKA; encoded by the coding sequence ATGAGCGAACCGAACGGAAACTATCGTTGGTTGGACGATGATGGCCCAGCCTTTGGCGGCCCTGGCGTACAGCCCCGCTGGACCTCAAGCCGCAAAGACGCTGTCGCGACGGCCTATGCCGCCTCCAGCCGCATCTGGTTTACCACCTCCCACGGTATCCTCAACGAGATCTACTACCCCACCATCGACCGCCCCCAAACGCGCGACATGGAGCTCCTCTTCACCGACGAAGCCACCTTCTTCCACGAAGACAAGCGCGATCTCGACTACGACTTCCACTACATCGACGAGAACGCTCTCGCCATCCGCGCCACCGCTACGGACCGCGGTGGCCGCTACAAGGTCGTCAAGGAGTTCATCACCGACCCGCATCATCCCGTCGTGTTGATGCACGTCAAGATCACCGGCGATCCGGAGATGCTCTCCCGCCTCAAGTGCTACGCTCTGCTCGCTCCGCACCTCGATGTCGGCGGTGCCGGCAACTCCGCCCGCTCACTCGATATCGCCGGCCGGCGTTGCATGTTGGCATGGAAGAACGGGGTCTCTCTCGCCTTTGGGGCCGACTGCGGCTTCTCCCGCAGCAGCTGCGGCTATGTCGGCACCTCCGACGGCTATCAGGACCTGCTGCAGAACATGCGCATGACCTGGAACTTCGGTCAGGCGCTCGACGGCAACATCGCCATGATGGGTGAGATCGACATCGCCCGCCACCCTGAGTTCACCATCGCCATAGCCCCCGGCGAAGGCTTCCACTCCGCGCTCGCGCAGATGATGTCCACGCTCGCTACGCCCTACTCCGAGCACCGCGCGCGCTTCATCAATCAGTGGCACCGCGCTCTGCCGCCTCTGCAGCTTGCCGCGGCATCCGACGACGACGGCCGCCTCCTGCGCGTCTCTCATGCCGTCATCCTCACGCATGAGGACAAGACCTACTCCGGCGCCTTCATCGCCTCGGCCTCCATCCCCTGGGGCGCATCCAAGTCCGACGACGACCTCGGCGGCTACCACCTCGTCTGGACGCGCGACATGGTGCAGTCCGCCACCGCCATGCTCGCCTGCGGCCGCGTGGACACAGCACTCCGCGCACTCGTCTACCTGGCCTGCACGCAGCATCCCGACGGTAGCTTCTCGCAGAACTTCTGGATCGACGGAACACCCTACTGGCAGGGCATGCAGCTCGACGAGGTCGCCTTTCCGGTCATCCTCGCGTGGCGTCTCTGGAAGGCCAACGGTCTCGGCAACTTCGACATCGTGCCCTTCGTCGCCTCCGCCGCAGCGTTCCTCGTGCGCTATGCGCCGGTCACGCAGCAGGAGCGCTGGGAGGAAAACGCAGGCTACTCGCCCTCCACGCTCGCCGCGGTCATCTCCGCGCTGGTCTGCGCTGCAGACATCTGCTCTGCTCATGGTTCCGCCGAGCTTGGCAATTTCATCCTCGAGTACGCCGACTGGATCGAGGCCCATCTCGACGAGTGGACCACGACCAAGCGTGGCATCCTCGATCCTGACGTGCCATATCACTACATGCGCATCCGTCCGCCAGCCATGGGCGAGCCGTTCCATAACCCCGACGTCGCGCCAGGCAGCCTGCATCTCTCCAACCGCGAGCCCGGCGAGAAAACCGACTTCGAGGCGCGCGAGATCATCGACGCCGGCTTCCTCGAGCTGGTGCGTTACGGTATCCGCCGCGCCGACGACCCGCTCATCATCGACTCGCTCAAGGTCGTCGACAAGATCCTCAAGATCGACACCCCATACGGCCCCTGCTGGCGCCGCTACAACCACGATGGCTACGGTCAGCGGAAGGACGGTGGCCCCTACAACGGTTCCGGCCAGGGCCGAGCGTGGCCCATCATGACCGGCGAACGCGCACACTTCGAGCTCGCCTCCGGTAAAGATGTCAGCCTCTACGTCAAGGCGCTGGAGCAGTTCAGCTCCTTCGGTGGCATGTTGCCCGAGCAGGTATGGGACTACGCCGACCTGCCCGAACGCGGTATGTACTTCGGCCGCTCCGCCGGCTCCGCGCAACCCCTCGTCTGGGCCCACGCGGAGTACCTCAAGCTCCTCCGCTCCGTCACCGACGGACAGGTCTTCGACCGCATCTCCGTTGTCGCCGAGCGGTACGCCGTGCCCAAGGACCAGCGCCACTTCCAGAGCCGTCTTGAGGTCTACCAGCTCAGCCGCCCCATCGGCTGCATGGTGCAGGGCGGCACCCTGCGCGTCATGGACGCTGCGCCGTTCCACCTCGTCTACACCACCGACGGCTGGACCACGCAGCACCGCGTGGAGTCGCGTCAGGTCGGCCGCCCCGGCAGTTACGTCGACGTCACCACCAACCCCGCTCAGACCGGTAGCATCGTCTTCACCATCCAGTGGGCGCACGACAACCGCTGGCTCGGTCACAACTGTGAGGTCGAAGTCCTCACAGAAGCCATGGAGCAGGGAACCGCCGCTGAGAAGCCCAAGGCGTAA
- a CDS encoding sensor histidine kinase yields MRKRDVYRLALAGAIFIVLLNTFFAAASLRKVFYQQRWLSHSQNVITVTEQLLARIRYAESSARGYVLTASPEFEHEYNDAGLHVQQTIDQLQQLTADNPVQQKNIIELRRRVAAKMTVLDDSMAERHGHPNGAIDAELLQAVVNDTPNRVEDVQSTMRNMLNEENRLLRVRTEDTDRARREVWGTFVLAFLLDFVLLVVAFEFLIRLSKERETIEANNEEIAMLNGELKLANTELEDRVALRTRELEVSNQELEAFSYSVSHDLRAPLRTIDGFSLALQEDFADKLNDEGLDYISRVRAGVQRMGTLIDALLQLSRVTRSEVQAEEVDLSGLATSVLQDLQAADPGRSVTCVVQPGIHVRGDARLLRIALENLMGNAWKFTSKVADPRIEFGTRRGDGEDIGRTVYFIKDNGAGFDMQYVDRLFTAFQRLHGDRDFKGSGIGLATVFRIIRRHHGSIRAQGEIGRGATFYFSLAG; encoded by the coding sequence ATGAGGAAGAGGGATGTGTACCGGCTCGCGCTTGCGGGGGCGATATTCATTGTTCTGTTGAATACGTTTTTCGCCGCGGCCTCGTTGCGCAAGGTCTTTTACCAGCAGCGCTGGCTTTCGCATTCGCAGAACGTCATCACCGTCACCGAGCAGTTGCTGGCCCGCATCCGTTACGCGGAAAGCTCCGCGCGTGGCTACGTCCTCACCGCCTCGCCTGAGTTCGAGCACGAGTACAACGACGCTGGCCTGCACGTTCAGCAGACCATCGACCAGCTCCAGCAGCTTACCGCCGACAACCCCGTCCAGCAGAAGAACATCATCGAGTTGCGCCGCCGCGTAGCCGCCAAGATGACCGTCCTCGACGACAGCATGGCCGAGCGCCACGGCCATCCCAATGGCGCTATCGACGCCGAGCTCCTCCAGGCCGTCGTCAACGACACACCCAATCGAGTCGAAGACGTGCAGTCCACCATGCGCAACATGCTCAATGAGGAGAACCGCCTGCTGCGAGTGCGCACCGAAGACACCGACCGTGCGCGTCGCGAGGTCTGGGGCACCTTCGTGCTGGCCTTCCTGCTTGACTTCGTTCTGCTCGTCGTCGCCTTTGAATTCCTTATCCGCCTCAGCAAGGAGCGCGAGACCATCGAGGCCAACAACGAGGAGATTGCCATGCTCAACGGCGAGCTCAAACTCGCCAATACCGAGCTTGAAGATCGTGTAGCCCTCCGCACCCGCGAGCTTGAGGTCTCCAATCAGGAGCTCGAAGCCTTCAGCTACTCCGTCTCTCACGATCTCCGCGCACCGCTCCGCACCATCGACGGCTTCTCCCTCGCCCTGCAGGAGGATTTCGCAGACAAGCTCAACGACGAGGGCCTAGACTACATCAGCCGTGTCCGGGCCGGCGTGCAGCGCATGGGCACGCTCATCGACGCTCTTCTGCAGCTCTCCCGAGTCACCCGGTCTGAGGTGCAGGCCGAAGAGGTTGACCTTTCCGGGCTTGCAACGTCCGTTCTTCAGGACCTCCAGGCGGCCGACCCCGGCCGGTCCGTCACCTGCGTCGTCCAGCCCGGTATCCATGTGCGTGGCGATGCTCGCCTGCTGCGCATCGCGCTCGAAAACCTTATGGGCAACGCCTGGAAGTTTACCTCCAAGGTCGCTGACCCTCGCATTGAGTTCGGTACCCGGCGCGGCGACGGCGAAGATATTGGCCGGACCGTATACTTCATCAAGGACAACGGTGCCGGCTTTGACATGCAATACGTCGACCGCCTCTTCACCGCCTTCCAGCGGCTCCACGGGGACCGCGACTTCAAGGGTTCGGGCATCGGCCTGGCCACTGTCTTCCGCATCATCCGCCGCCACCACGGCTCCATCCGTGCACAGGGCGAGATTGGCCGCGGAGCGACGTTTTACTTTTCCCTCGCCGGCTGA
- a CDS encoding response regulator, producing MILLVEDDPDHEALAIRALRKANVANEITVARDGAEAIAYMQEIISGTRHPPQLVLLDLKLPKVDGLEVLRNIRSSDKTALLPVVVLTSSDEERDIVSSYRLGVNSYIRKPVNFTDFAEATRQLGMYWLLLNQCPPAI from the coding sequence ATGATTCTGCTTGTTGAAGATGATCCGGACCACGAGGCCCTGGCTATTCGCGCTCTGCGCAAGGCCAATGTCGCGAATGAGATCACTGTCGCGCGCGATGGGGCTGAAGCGATCGCGTACATGCAGGAGATCATCTCCGGCACACGTCACCCGCCGCAGCTCGTCCTCCTCGACCTCAAGCTCCCCAAGGTCGACGGTCTTGAGGTACTGCGCAACATCCGCTCCAGCGACAAGACAGCTCTGTTGCCTGTCGTCGTGCTTACCTCATCGGACGAGGAGCGTGATATCGTCTCCAGCTACCGGCTTGGCGTCAACAGCTACATCCGCAAACCCGTCAACTTTACTGACTTCGCTGAGGCCACTCGACAGCTCGGCATGTACTGGCTGCTTCTGAATCAATGCCCACCGGCGATCTAA
- a CDS encoding type II toxin-antitoxin system RelE/ParE family toxin has product MIKSFRHAGLEHFYRTGSKRGINPAHANKLLLQLTALDTAIKPGDMNIPGWHLHPLSKGLDGHWSIRVNGNWRVTFAFEGEDAILVDYLDYH; this is encoded by the coding sequence GTGATCAAGAGCTTTCGCCACGCCGGACTAGAGCATTTCTACCGGACCGGCTCGAAACGCGGAATCAACCCCGCACATGCGAACAAGCTGCTTCTGCAACTCACTGCGTTGGATACGGCAATCAAACCGGGCGACATGAACATTCCCGGCTGGCATCTCCATCCATTGAGTAAGGGATTGGACGGCCATTGGTCCATAAGGGTCAATGGCAACTGGAGAGTTACGTTTGCATTCGAAGGGGAGGACGCCATCCTCGTCGACTACCTCGACTATCACTAA